The proteins below come from a single Archangium lipolyticum genomic window:
- a CDS encoding alpha/beta hydrolase: MKATAGSRILVALLLSMAWSSSALAQSLTSFTATYRGGSGSICGTTYSIIGREPLSSQSRYPVFIYTVGTTEGYDHASAMAAVEEMASRGYVAATVEYDNATFGTCSTLESRARCIFDSTRSTSAINTVCSRAKADCSKGVVVAGFSQGSIMAILAKNHDSRVQAAYGLGAGVAYSIYDLRSCVANGNRALPSDRLRVVNGENDAFMGSTELTVRSQIQEMTGLSCPLATSCFRSNNSGWYIVENSEASDGIADHCYMRQGSCVGLTLDQKWRAGTYGWSLRTNLNWLTQFTQP, from the coding sequence ATGAAAGCGACGGCAGGTTCCAGGATCCTCGTTGCGCTGCTCTTGTCCATGGCGTGGAGTTCCTCCGCACTGGCCCAGAGTCTGACCAGCTTCACGGCGACGTACAGGGGCGGGAGTGGCTCCATCTGTGGCACGACGTACAGCATCATCGGCAGGGAGCCTTTGTCCTCACAGAGCAGATACCCGGTGTTCATCTACACGGTGGGCACCACGGAGGGGTACGATCACGCCTCGGCGATGGCCGCCGTCGAGGAGATGGCGAGCCGTGGCTATGTCGCGGCCACCGTCGAGTATGACAACGCCACCTTTGGCACCTGCTCCACGCTCGAGAGCCGCGCCAGGTGCATCTTCGATTCGACCCGTTCGACCAGCGCCATCAACACGGTCTGTTCGCGCGCCAAGGCGGATTGCTCCAAGGGCGTCGTGGTGGCCGGCTTCAGCCAGGGGTCCATCATGGCCATCCTGGCCAAGAACCATGACAGCCGGGTGCAGGCCGCCTATGGGCTGGGAGCGGGCGTCGCGTACTCCATCTACGATCTTCGCTCCTGCGTCGCCAACGGCAACCGCGCGCTGCCGAGCGACCGTCTCCGGGTCGTGAATGGGGAGAACGACGCGTTCATGGGCTCGACCGAGCTCACCGTGCGCAGCCAGATCCAGGAGATGACGGGGCTGTCGTGCCCGTTGGCGACCTCCTGCTTCCGTAGCAACAACAGTGGCTGGTACATCGTGGAGAATTCCGAGGCCTCGGATGGTATTGCCGACCACTGCTACATGCGGCAGGGAAGCTGCGTCGGCCTCACCCTGGACCAGAAGTGGCGCGCCGGCACCTACGGCTGGTCATTGAGGACCAACCTGAACTGGCTGACGCAGTTCACCCAACCGTAG
- a CDS encoding SAM-dependent methyltransferase produces MNLQDRLKALTDLLRPWSELWSRSILQNWPESGAAYLESWLPYAESLDEEGERRLDDGELPGEPPRSLHSLVLSLRELTALPWHEGIQRLTTADAQGLNAKKAHEIERVLALLGPRTKTIRQAVDIGGGMGHLARLCVRTFDWTFHSIDRDAALQEKGRDWLRRARTLPREKLCFIHSSVEDRPQSEIDPLFSGQDRVSIGLHTCGPLALTQIRKSQKAGLLLNFGCCYDQMDAARDYPVSRFGKAHALPITRRALFLATRGRHHKTEAEFALMKRVNAQRFALDLLLRRKFPALGFVRAGDAPKALYAGSFAAYARDRLERLQLDVGMTEAELNSFELSARSETRRIFLCHLLRDRFARALELVILLDRALLLEEMGFQVELLQVFEPRLSPRNIALIASRAD; encoded by the coding sequence ATGAACCTTCAAGATCGGCTGAAAGCGCTCACCGACCTGCTCAGGCCATGGTCCGAGCTCTGGTCACGTTCCATCCTCCAGAATTGGCCGGAGTCCGGAGCCGCTTATCTCGAATCCTGGCTGCCCTACGCTGAATCACTCGACGAAGAGGGCGAAAGGAGGCTGGATGATGGGGAGCTTCCAGGTGAGCCTCCCCGGTCGCTGCATTCGCTCGTGCTCTCTCTTCGCGAACTGACAGCACTGCCCTGGCATGAAGGCATTCAACGTCTGACGACCGCGGACGCGCAGGGACTCAATGCCAAGAAGGCCCATGAGATCGAGAGGGTCCTCGCCCTGCTCGGGCCGAGAACAAAGACGATCCGTCAGGCGGTCGACATCGGTGGCGGCATGGGACATCTCGCTCGTCTCTGTGTCAGGACGTTCGATTGGACCTTCCACAGCATCGATCGTGATGCCGCTTTGCAGGAGAAAGGCCGAGACTGGCTGCGAAGGGCCCGGACCCTGCCGCGGGAGAAGCTGTGTTTCATCCACTCCTCCGTCGAAGACAGGCCGCAGAGCGAGATTGATCCACTCTTTTCCGGTCAGGATCGGGTCTCGATTGGTCTACACACCTGCGGGCCGCTCGCGCTGACGCAGATTCGCAAGAGCCAGAAGGCAGGACTCCTCCTGAACTTTGGTTGCTGCTACGACCAGATGGATGCCGCACGGGACTACCCTGTCTCCCGCTTCGGGAAGGCGCATGCACTTCCCATCACCCGACGTGCCCTGTTCCTGGCGACGCGCGGACGGCACCACAAGACCGAGGCTGAGTTCGCGCTGATGAAGCGCGTCAACGCGCAACGGTTCGCGCTCGATCTCCTGCTGAGGCGGAAGTTTCCCGCTCTCGGTTTCGTGCGGGCGGGGGATGCACCCAAGGCGCTCTATGCCGGGAGTTTCGCCGCCTATGCGCGTGATCGCCTGGAGCGCCTGCAACTCGATGTCGGGATGACGGAAGCCGAGCTGAATTCCTTTGAATTGTCCGCTCGCTCCGAGACGCGGCGCATCTTCCTCTGTCATCTGCTGAGGGATCGCTTCGCGAGGGCCCTGGAGCTCGTGATTCTGCTCGATCGCGCGCTACTCCTCGAGGAGATGGGCTTTCAGGTCGAGCTCCTGCAGGTCTTCGAACCGCGCCTCTCCCCGCGCAACATCGCCCTCATCGCATCGAGGGCAGACTGA
- a CDS encoding polyprenyl synthetase family protein, producing MLMPRWLDAAGFVDPELRRCFIAAGRRLGAESSPQLADFGRWAGLIPAALRPYEVAIASMIRSADLRADCGDPKERLRRIDEYEESVLTAIAAGHSDEPVLHAVAHTFNAFGLRTCYLKELFGAMRRDAVFTPFTTHDELRRWAEASTGAGFMVFGPMFGSSGTLAEIEPKVRAMGAAMQLADNLHDLAEDLQNGRMYLPLEDLERFGVTQDDLFQGRWSPAVAELVAFEVARVRGVGQMVAELQRWTPPSLHLFLRTVARGMEMILDEVMAAGPLLLRRSPPMRRYRWFTATFPEGVPGDVARGEVQSPSARGLNGSTGPKPPATQPAPAAIAAELQHWVKSDGTWLGLLCRDALFPPGNLLRPVLCLESALATGGNRAEVLPFAAGLECLHAASLVHDQLLDKSPTRRSQAALRHRSGFEDLLLVGGALFGNGFLAMLGAWEDGVPPERMLPALRTGCRAVEAACRAALLESTLRGDLSADPELCLEVIRGKTAASMQAACAAGGLLAGAPPAQVQALGRYGEALGMALQLRDEVLALTSDPHPMGNGLTSDIENRQPPLPVLLAHALAGDTDRSRLAETFSSSEASLTAHRELGARLARTGVLEEAARRARAHAIRAREALAELPPSESRDRLAALVTRVMEGQAAPDGMPARLRDSETGSPERLAKEGPAAPSLLAAIEAELHRWVKRDGDRLSEMCCDALFPAGKLLRPVLCLASALVVGGAVREVLPFAAGIECIHVASLIHDDLLDQDEMRRGRESLPHRYGIEDAMLAGNGLLAKGALAMIGAWEDGAGAERLLAALRVVAHAMKEACRAAMLELMLRNDLSIDLALSLEVIRGKTAVLMRAACESGGILAGAASAQVQALGRYGEALGMAFQIRDDLLPYTSDTRTIGKAITSDANNRYPTLPILLAQSLAGDSDRRRLRELFSSTEDVLAIHREMSELLFRTGAIAEATRRAREYAACAHAALSELPPSESRDQLAELVTTVVDRNR from the coding sequence ATGCTGATGCCCAGGTGGCTCGATGCCGCGGGGTTCGTAGACCCAGAGCTCCGGCGCTGCTTCATCGCGGCTGGCCGCCGCCTGGGCGCGGAGTCCTCGCCGCAATTGGCTGATTTCGGACGCTGGGCCGGCCTCATTCCTGCCGCGCTGCGCCCGTATGAGGTCGCCATTGCATCGATGATACGGTCCGCCGATCTCCGCGCCGACTGCGGTGACCCCAAAGAGCGTCTGCGCCGCATCGATGAATACGAAGAGTCGGTGCTGACGGCGATCGCCGCGGGCCACAGCGACGAACCGGTGCTCCACGCGGTGGCGCACACGTTCAACGCCTTCGGCCTGCGCACCTGCTATCTCAAGGAGCTGTTCGGAGCAATGCGGCGCGACGCCGTGTTCACGCCCTTCACCACCCATGACGAGCTGCGGAGGTGGGCGGAGGCTTCGACGGGGGCGGGCTTCATGGTGTTCGGGCCGATGTTCGGCTCTTCCGGCACGCTCGCGGAGATCGAGCCCAAGGTGCGAGCGATGGGCGCGGCGATGCAGCTCGCCGACAACCTCCACGACCTCGCGGAGGACCTGCAGAACGGGCGGATGTACCTGCCGCTGGAGGATCTGGAGCGCTTCGGCGTGACGCAGGACGACTTGTTTCAGGGCCGCTGGTCCCCCGCGGTGGCCGAGCTTGTGGCATTCGAGGTCGCCCGTGTGCGGGGGGTGGGCCAGATGGTCGCCGAGCTGCAGCGCTGGACCCCTCCCTCGCTGCATCTGTTCCTGCGTACGGTGGCCCGGGGCATGGAGATGATCCTCGACGAGGTGATGGCGGCTGGCCCGCTGCTCCTGCGCCGCAGCCCGCCGATGCGCCGGTACCGCTGGTTCACCGCGACCTTCCCAGAGGGTGTCCCCGGCGACGTGGCGCGGGGCGAGGTGCAGTCACCCAGCGCGAGGGGATTGAACGGCAGCACCGGCCCCAAGCCGCCCGCGACGCAGCCCGCCCCGGCCGCCATCGCAGCAGAGCTCCAGCACTGGGTGAAGAGTGACGGCACCTGGTTGGGGCTGCTCTGCCGGGATGCCCTGTTCCCCCCAGGCAATCTGTTACGGCCGGTGCTGTGCCTGGAGTCGGCCCTTGCGACCGGCGGGAACCGCGCGGAGGTTCTGCCGTTCGCCGCGGGCCTCGAGTGCCTGCACGCCGCCAGCCTCGTCCACGACCAGCTCCTCGACAAGAGCCCGACGCGCCGCAGCCAGGCGGCGCTCCGGCATCGCTCCGGATTCGAGGACCTGTTGCTGGTGGGCGGCGCGCTCTTTGGAAATGGGTTCCTGGCCATGCTCGGCGCCTGGGAGGACGGCGTCCCGCCGGAGCGGATGTTGCCGGCGCTGCGTACCGGGTGTCGCGCGGTCGAGGCGGCGTGCCGGGCCGCGCTGCTGGAGTCCACGCTGCGCGGCGACCTGTCTGCCGATCCGGAGCTGTGCCTGGAGGTGATCCGCGGCAAGACCGCGGCGTCCATGCAGGCGGCCTGCGCGGCCGGCGGGCTCCTCGCCGGGGCGCCGCCGGCGCAAGTGCAGGCGCTCGGCCGTTACGGCGAGGCGCTGGGCATGGCGCTGCAGCTCCGCGACGAGGTGCTGGCACTGACCAGCGATCCGCACCCGATGGGAAACGGACTCACCAGCGACATCGAAAACCGGCAGCCGCCTTTGCCGGTGCTCCTGGCCCATGCCCTGGCGGGGGACACGGACCGGAGCCGGCTGGCGGAGACCTTTTCCAGCTCCGAGGCTTCGCTGACGGCTCACCGCGAGCTGGGCGCGCGATTGGCCCGGACCGGGGTGCTCGAGGAGGCGGCTCGCCGCGCGCGCGCGCACGCGATTCGCGCCCGCGAGGCCCTGGCCGAGCTGCCGCCGTCGGAGAGTCGGGATCGGCTCGCGGCTCTGGTCACCCGGGTCATGGAGGGCCAGGCCGCGCCGGACGGCATGCCCGCTCGGTTGCGAGATTCCGAAACAGGTTCCCCTGAACGCCTTGCCAAGGAGGGCCCTGCGGCGCCGAGCCTGCTGGCCGCGATCGAGGCGGAGCTGCACAGGTGGGTGAAGCGCGATGGCGACCGGCTTTCGGAGATGTGCTGCGACGCGCTGTTCCCCGCGGGCAAGCTGCTGCGGCCGGTGCTGTGCCTGGCGTCCGCGCTCGTGGTGGGCGGAGCGGTCCGGGAAGTGCTGCCATTCGCGGCTGGAATCGAGTGCATCCACGTCGCCAGCTTGATCCACGACGACCTCCTGGACCAAGACGAGATGCGCCGCGGCCGGGAGTCGCTCCCGCACCGCTACGGCATCGAGGACGCGATGCTGGCGGGCAACGGGCTGCTCGCCAAGGGCGCCCTGGCGATGATCGGCGCGTGGGAGGACGGAGCTGGGGCGGAGCGCCTGCTGGCGGCGCTGCGCGTGGTGGCGCATGCAATGAAGGAGGCGTGCCGGGCCGCGATGCTGGAGTTGATGCTGCGCAATGACCTGTCGATCGACCTGGCGCTGTCTTTGGAGGTGATCCGCGGCAAGACCGCGGTGCTGATGCGGGCGGCGTGCGAGAGCGGCGGCATCCTCGCCGGGGCCGCGTCCGCGCAGGTGCAAGCACTCGGTCGCTACGGGGAAGCTCTGGGCATGGCCTTCCAGATTCGCGATGACCTGCTGCCGTACACCAGCGACACCCGCACCATCGGGAAAGCCATCACCAGCGACGCCAACAACCGGTATCCCACGCTGCCGATTCTGCTGGCGCAGTCCCTCGCGGGTGACTCGGACCGGCGCCGGCTGCGGGAGCTGTTCTCCAGTACCGAGGATGTGCTGGCGATTCACCGCGAGATGAGCGAGCTGCTGTTCCGGACCGGAGCGATCGCGGAAGCGACGCGCCGGGCGCGCGAGTACGCGGCGTGCGCCCACGCGGCCTTGAGCGAGCTGCCGCCGTCCGAGAGCCGGGACCAGCTCGCGGAGCTGGTCACCACGGTTGTTGACCGCAACCGCTGA
- a CDS encoding IclR family transcriptional regulator, with amino-acid sequence MLRFSDLPVPLKDSAAPDVGLLHDPDEEEAKDRQFVTALARGLEVLRAFTPHTPLLGNRELAASTGLPKPTISRLTHTLTRLGYLKYSERLGKYQLGTGVLSLGYAALSSMNARQMARPLMQEMADQVNAMVSLGTRDRLSMVYVEHCRSSSAVTVRLDVGSRIPLATTAMGRALLAALPELEQQVMMERIARQDPDQWPRLRAGIEQALEEYRTHGFTLSVGEWTSDVNAVGVALIPPDGGHILAFNCGGPSSQLSRERLMSEIGPRLVDLVRDVKAGLLRR; translated from the coding sequence ATGCTCCGTTTCTCCGATCTTCCCGTTCCCCTGAAGGATTCCGCGGCTCCCGACGTGGGGCTCCTGCACGATCCAGACGAGGAAGAGGCCAAGGACCGCCAGTTCGTGACGGCACTGGCGCGCGGGCTCGAGGTGCTCCGTGCGTTCACGCCTCACACCCCGCTGCTCGGGAACCGGGAGCTCGCGGCCAGCACCGGCCTGCCCAAGCCGACCATCTCCCGGCTCACCCATACCCTCACCCGGCTCGGCTATCTCAAATACTCGGAGCGCTTGGGAAAGTATCAGCTCGGCACGGGGGTGCTGTCGCTGGGCTACGCGGCGCTCTCCAGTATGAACGCCCGACAGATGGCCAGGCCCCTGATGCAGGAGATGGCCGACCAGGTCAACGCCATGGTCTCCCTGGGCACTCGGGACCGGCTCAGCATGGTGTACGTCGAGCACTGCCGCTCCAGCTCAGCGGTGACCGTGCGCCTCGACGTCGGCTCACGCATCCCGTTGGCGACCACGGCCATGGGGCGGGCGCTGCTCGCCGCCCTGCCCGAGTTGGAACAACAGGTCATGATGGAGCGCATCGCCAGACAGGATCCGGACCAGTGGCCGCGCCTCCGCGCCGGCATCGAGCAGGCCCTCGAGGAGTACCGGACCCATGGGTTCACGCTCTCCGTTGGCGAGTGGACTTCGGACGTGAATGCCGTGGGCGTCGCTCTCATCCCGCCCGATGGCGGTCACATTCTGGCGTTCAACTGCGGAGGCCCATCGTCCCAGCTGTCTCGCGAGCGGCTCATGAGTGAGATCGGTCCCCGTCTGGTGGACCTCGTCCGCGACGTCAAGGCGGGTCTGCTGCGCCGCTGA
- a CDS encoding hemerythrin domain-containing protein: protein MDAISLLKHDHETIRKLFKRYEALKHGGDLGKKQELSRRIILELSIHAAIEEQVFYPSVKAHDSGWTERIDEALEEHRVAKWELAALQRMVPDDPRFDARFTVLVQNVLHHIEEEEKGLFASLHRTFAREELNAMADALALAKRTVPTHPHPMLPDEPPGNLVMPLVAVFDRSRDLVTELVERSLAWVRQLVQGGRGRAKEVGAEAQRWTFEAPGRALKVSSDVLEETQDVARGATRSARRMAEQAVSDAATRMGNGESRRNGSSVHRAKASQARRPQEIVSRQTSVAAGKTARKRSTSGRGNSAGKSSPRA, encoded by the coding sequence ATGGACGCCATCTCTCTTCTCAAGCACGACCACGAGACCATCCGGAAGCTGTTCAAGCGCTACGAAGCTCTCAAACACGGGGGGGACCTCGGAAAGAAGCAGGAGCTCTCCAGGCGAATCATCCTGGAGCTCTCCATCCACGCCGCCATCGAGGAGCAGGTCTTCTATCCCTCCGTGAAGGCCCACGACTCGGGGTGGACCGAGCGAATCGACGAGGCCCTCGAGGAGCATCGAGTCGCGAAATGGGAGCTCGCCGCGCTCCAGAGAATGGTCCCGGACGACCCGCGGTTCGATGCCCGGTTCACCGTGCTGGTGCAGAACGTGCTGCACCACATCGAGGAGGAGGAGAAAGGGCTGTTCGCCAGCCTGCACCGGACGTTCGCACGGGAGGAGCTCAACGCCATGGCGGACGCGCTCGCACTCGCGAAGAGAACGGTGCCGACGCACCCGCACCCGATGCTCCCGGATGAGCCTCCTGGCAACCTGGTGATGCCGCTGGTGGCGGTATTCGACCGGAGCCGGGACCTGGTCACCGAGCTGGTGGAGCGGAGCCTTGCGTGGGTGCGGCAACTCGTCCAAGGAGGACGCGGGCGTGCGAAGGAGGTGGGGGCGGAGGCGCAACGTTGGACGTTCGAGGCCCCGGGCCGAGCACTGAAGGTGTCCAGCGATGTGCTCGAGGAGACCCAGGACGTGGCGCGCGGCGCGACTCGGAGTGCCCGGCGCATGGCCGAGCAGGCGGTGAGTGACGCCGCCACCAGGATGGGGAACGGAGAGTCACGCCGGAATGGCTCGAGCGTCCACCGCGCAAAGGCGTCCCAGGCACGAAGGCCGCAGGAAATCGTGAGTCGCCAGACGAGCGTCGCCGCCGGGAAGACCGCGCGTAAGCGCTCCACGAGCGGGCGGGGGAATTCCGCCGGGAAGTCCTCTCCGAGAGCGTAG
- a CDS encoding EF-hand domain-containing protein has protein sequence MATDNPILERKLKAFFSLLDSDKNGVLKWNDILRPAERARQELGWTKEDTRFVKLVQELRAGWDRVLQVQDLDHNGSISYDEYVRFVFRMGLEWTANGALPAWAVELSNNFQRALDLNSDGTYTANEYAIYLRAIGSDADAKSAFAKLDLNKNGKLTYDEVLVLAKQYATSTDPSAPGNYLLTGKY, from the coding sequence ATGGCTACTGACAACCCTATCTTGGAACGGAAGCTCAAGGCATTCTTCAGCCTCCTGGATTCGGACAAGAACGGCGTGCTCAAGTGGAACGACATCCTTCGCCCCGCCGAGAGAGCGCGCCAGGAGCTCGGATGGACGAAGGAAGACACGCGCTTTGTCAAGCTCGTGCAGGAGCTGCGGGCAGGCTGGGACCGGGTCCTCCAAGTCCAAGACCTCGATCACAACGGAAGCATCTCGTATGATGAGTACGTCCGCTTCGTCTTCAGAATGGGCCTTGAGTGGACCGCCAACGGCGCACTCCCTGCGTGGGCAGTCGAGCTCTCCAACAACTTCCAGCGCGCCCTCGATCTGAACAGCGATGGTACGTATACAGCGAATGAGTATGCGATCTATCTCCGCGCGATCGGCTCGGATGCCGACGCCAAGAGCGCCTTCGCGAAGCTCGACCTCAATAAGAACGGCAAGCTCACGTATGACGAAGTCCTGGTGCTGGCGAAGCAGTATGCGACCAGCACCGATCCGTCAGCCCCTGGCAACTATCTGCTGACCGGGAAGTACTAG
- a CDS encoding transporter, with amino-acid sequence MMNDSPRLEQGGHVMPLMISCVLALFFLLPQRALAQTDARDYEAGIYLPSKTLMLNAYLRYSATSDQQIASQTTMVMRGTYLLKYGNIGLAPIDVIFAAANVNITSAATGGQQVGMTGISDPIYAPTIGYGFNEQSDHPTALAGTLYVTIPVGEYDPDRGPLNIGQNRWVFRPQLVDQVAGGVSGCGQQPW; translated from the coding sequence ATGATGAACGACTCCCCCAGGCTCGAGCAGGGCGGTCACGTGATGCCACTCATGATCTCTTGCGTGCTGGCCCTCTTCTTCCTGCTGCCGCAGAGGGCGCTCGCACAAACGGATGCGCGGGACTACGAGGCTGGTATCTACCTGCCTTCGAAGACCCTGATGCTCAACGCCTACTTGCGCTACTCGGCCACGTCGGACCAGCAGATCGCCTCGCAGACCACGATGGTGATGCGCGGGACCTACCTGCTCAAGTACGGCAACATCGGCCTGGCGCCCATCGATGTCATCTTCGCCGCCGCGAACGTGAACATCACGAGCGCCGCGACGGGTGGCCAGCAGGTCGGCATGACGGGCATTTCCGACCCGATCTACGCGCCGACCATCGGGTACGGCTTCAACGAGCAGTCGGACCACCCCACGGCCCTCGCGGGTACCCTGTACGTGACCATTCCCGTCGGTGAGTACGACCCGGATCGAGGCCCGCTCAATATCGGGCAGAACCGCTGGGTCTTCCGGCCACAGCTTGTCGATCAGGTGGCGGGCGGGGTCAGCGGTTGCGGTCAACAACCGTGGTGA